The Gossypium hirsutum isolate 1008001.06 chromosome D03, Gossypium_hirsutum_v2.1, whole genome shotgun sequence genomic interval attctagagatatttttcttatttacaacctGAGCCAAAAGTTtagataaattatgaaattacttCACTTGTAATTTTGTGGAAATTTTTTTGATTCGAAGCAAGCCCACACTCGGCAAATGTGAGCTTGAGAATAGCGAAGAAGACTACTCGATCGAAGCATTCACCCTAGATgaatcgaaaatgtacaattttgattaagtgtttattactttagatattacaaccaagttctagttttggaaaaaaattaaaactttgtttTTTCCTTAAACTTTTTTCCCACTGCGTTTTCCAAACTCGATTTTCCAACATAATCTTTACCTACGCGTTGGAAAGTAATGCATTAAGCTTTTACAAAAAACTTGATTTCCAtaaaaccaactaaaaatttgactaaggcatatgcacctatcaattaataatatagcTACGGTGACCAAAGATATCATTCTCACGaagactaaaaatactagtaattattGTCTTTCTATCATTTAACCGATAAATTTGAGTGATGgattaaagttaaaattaactaaattaattaactacgaGCATGACAAAGAACAATTCAGGAAAATAAACGATTAATAACCAATAAGCAAaataatacccaggaaagaattcacctagacttcatctgtcattatcaatctaaattatacaatttcttcacttagtatcttgatctgtaaaaatccctaaattttgctaatatctctttcaagtgTAAAAACAACTAaacctaggttgattaattgaaatttctttctaattaaaacccctattatcgcattaactcggtCTATGGATCTCCCtattagattttactctaatttgatatatttatgtcatcctatgtctaggattgcatgtaactccactGAATTATGCTAGGCCTACttttaaacagggtctattcctcctctgatttaagcacgtcaaacatggatcaataatctagaaatatcaaaccaagaattaagcacaaataatggagaacaagatctaagtctttattatgtaaaataaaaatcaaaagaaagaatTCATCATAaagttcatctcccctaggtatttagaaaattagtttatgcttgaaaataaaaacatcctagagacagtataaccgaaagaaataaataaactcatgataatctcctCAAAAATCAACTGGGGATCTTTAACCTTGACGAAAATCTACTTCAGAATCGGCTACAATGGTGTTTTTCgtgttgttttcttgaatatttcaTGACAGCTTACTCCTATCttcatatttttatcatatatacgtcttagaatgcccaaaaaacctaaaaattgtgttttccCACAATTTAGGATCTAAATTCGCAAAATCAACACGACCTaccacatggttgtgtggtagaccatgtgactcacacggtcgtgtggaaaTGGTCAACTCGTGTGGCTCCTGTAGATCGCTCCGATTTTCCATTTGTCACTCCTTTTGTTCCCAAATGTTttcctaagcattaaaaatgagactaaaatatgttacttttagcacctatCAAACAACTTAATAAGTACTACAAgaattaaaattctatttaagattTAGCTAACATTAGAATatgtataatttcataaaatcaatACTAATAAATAAGGATCATTTCACAATACATGAATCACTTACCGGATCCGTTGAGAATTTTCTCTTATCATATTTCATTGATATAGCCCATTGTAGACTTTATAGGATATACGAAACAATCACAATATTACACCAAAGTGCCACTTTCGATTGCACCAAAGTGACACTTTTCATTTGTGTGCATAGAATTCCTAATGGCATGGCATTCTTATCCTATTAGTTCTTATGTCGTCTACATAAGTTTTTAATACAATTATTTCATTGTATACACTCAaccaaatgaaaataatttaaacttttcaccttgtgcaatttagtccttgttaTCACAAAATTCAATATACCATATAAATTCACCACACATTCACTTTTTATACATTGGTTAATTCTTTACACTTCATTCACAGtccaatttatataaaaaaaattccagcTCTCACATCAATTTGTacacttcacaatttagtcatttttactattatttcaatatatatcaaatcaatttatcatataataaaaattcaaatcatacttttactcattaataaattttgtacttaatattaacatattcataattaaattaactagtttaacatAAATTATGCCTAagtcataattaaataaaatcaaattcttGAAGTACTTATAACCAAAGCTTGAACGGAATATATTCTTCTTATTTCACTCCTTGcctatttcatttcctttttctccAATCGATCCTttacttttcttctctttttcttcattttcatatcaaaacatataacatttacttgttaaaatcataatcaaataacATATCTATGCTATTTAAATGAAACTAACATGAATTTCATGAAGAAACTTATCATTCTTACCTTAATTACTTGTAATAAAATCCTAattcttattttctctctcctgTAAGGCAACTATTGATGCTctttttatgaaattaaggtgGCTAGCAAGCTTCTTTAATGATTTTACTAAGAATTCATGAAAGAAATAAGAGGAATTAAGCTTAGAAAGGCTTGAAAATGGTAGAAAAGACCTATttgtaataaaagtaaaagttgaaaagaTGGAGAAATAGTTTTCTAACGTGGGAGGTTGGGGAAAGATGAatgaattcttcatctttctcaacTCTTCtattaaaatatctaattaatttaataattaaaatgataattatcaAAAGTTCCCATCAAtcatatttttacacaatttggtccttaattatTACATTTTCCATAATTATCAAATTTGAGTAATTACCCTTTAATCCTCTAACTTTctctataatatcatatatgaatcgaactttattttggtaaaattttactTCTAGCCCTTCctcattttccttcaattcaatGCAATTgcttcaaattttttaattttcttatttttacccCAATACTTTTTATTCTCTTACAATTTAGTCAGTGTTCCCgatttatttctcttatttcaaGAATATTTTTAACTTCCTATCGGCTTTAATTACTTTCTACACTAACACTAAAAAATTTCTATGTTATCTATTTCTAAAATTCTCGAGTATATCAAACCCGATTTCACACTGTTCCTAAATCAGTAATAAATTAAGGATATTACAAATACTTCTGTCAGTATAACAACTCTGATAATCTCAAAAGATGAGGCTCTTAGTGGCAAATATTTAATAAGTCATCACTAAATTTAAATCCTCACTCTTATGAAGTCCTCTTGGTGTATGTATTATAAGTTGGTGTATTTTTAACCAAGGTAGGGTAATTCGTTCACTAATTCTCACATACAATTAATCCTTCGTCATTCTGACTAGCGAATAATCACAAGTTATTAATTATCCGACAAAAGTAAACTTGAAGGGACCAACAAAGTCTTGAATCCAgcaaaagtaaataataataagaaaaatatgaaaagcaaCAGAAATTGGTTTTGAGAGAAAAAAACTAGAACTACTAACTCTCTTTTTACTTAGATTATTGCTCTCTGTCAGAGCTTTAGGTctctaatttataattaaataataataatctatgGCTATTATCTCATGATTCTTAACATTGTGGAAAATGATGGCTTTGATTAAGTCAAGCCACTTGGCAAATTGCCCTTTTCGTCTTTCGTTGAATTGCATACTAAGGTCTTGATTAAACTCCTAGTCTAATTTCATTAGTTTAGAtcacttacaatttaatccctgtgGAGTTAAATCTGGTCCAAATGTGAAAGTACCGAGTTGCCCTTGTTGAGATGGCGTGGTAACTAACACCCTGGCATTGGCCTATCACGCTAGTTGGATCAGCCTACGTTGATTCCAACACTACATCATCTTTTCCGCTTCACAACTCGATTCTCTAGTCCAAATTCCTCACTTAAAATCATTTTATCCTACATGCAAACACTTATTCAAAGTAAAAgctaaataaaataatgtaaGAGAAGcctaaacaataaaaaatataaattatgcaaAAATGTGGAatacaaaattaactaaactgCTACGAAAACATGCAAAATAACTCAAAAAGCAAATTAAATGCAATAtaaaatgatacatgcatggatgggataaaatttattaaattctatttatCGATGTAACAGGCCAATTTTATCCGGCCCAAACCCAAACCAAATAAATCAAACAACAatcaaataaatgaataataaaagtcCACTAATTACAAACCTAAATAGCCCAAATACAAAACCCCTAAAagcccaaaatataaaaaaatatcagtAACCCTAGCCTCCCTAAGTCTCCAGCCGTCACCTCTACCACATCAGCAAATGCACCGCCCAAGGTCTGCCCTCTTTCACCGAAATGGCAAAAAACGCGACTCCCCACCATGGTTGACCAAAGAGCTCCTCGCCACCATAATGCGAAACCACCTGCAAGACAACAGCAAAGAACAGAAGCagaaacagagaaaagaaaaaacgaaataataatataatgtatTTTATTTCGGCTATAAAGAACAAAAACGATTTGTAACAAAGGAGGAGGAGAGAAAatcgaatacaaaaaaaaaacaacaaaagttaaaaagaaaatatgaaggcaatcttatattttttttttctttttttgtttcgaaaaatataagaaaagtaaaacaaaaggtttaaattttttttacctgTTCGTCTTTCACCACTGTCAACAGCTTCATCGGAGAAGAGGAGTCGAAAGGTTTTCTTGATTTCCAGTCAAGTTTCGACTAGATTTTAGAGGATCTAACTCTAGATCCATAATCTACTCAAAAAGGGGAtaaaaatggcctattttagGGAACTCCGGCCACCGGAGGCAGCGGTCTCTGCCGCCGATGACCGGTGGCCACGGCGGAGATTCACCGGCACATGGGCCGAATTGAAAGGGAgtgttgaaagaaaaaaagaaaagaaaaaggaagtatatttttttaactgatgcaaaaaataattttttaaacattttttttaagttatataaCCCCTTCAAAACGACTTCGTTTTGGGCTTGGCTTCAGACACCCAAAACGGCTTCATTTCAAAGCCAACTCAAATAATCCGACCCAACCCCCTAGGATCCACTTGTTTTCGCTTGGAGGggtaattttcattttggtccttccgcctttttgtttctttttattttagtcctattccttttttatttttttaattttaccccaTAATTTTAATTTCCTTGCAAATCGGTCCTTTGATCCATTGTTGAACTAAGGAAATGACATAGGGTTGGGATAATTTTCCTTTGGATCCCTAAACTTTtatattccattttaatttaatcatttatgttcTGTTTTCTCATAATTTAAacgttaaattttgttatattttcaatttagtcctttatttccccttctcttatttattttgcaatttatgcTTTAAGTTCTGTttaagtttcaatttaatccctcatttatttaattttgcctctttatttactgtttttattattttatcccctaaaatttttattttggtttcgatttaatctttttcatttaatcttgcctttttttatttatttaatttttggcatttttaattccctatttatattttatcctttaatttacataacttgcatttttatctttaagtttctTAATCATCTCATTTTagttcatttttgtttttatttttttatttatatttttttaatgttgatgttattgttaaatgattatttttgctaattaatattttattttgtcatcACTAATATTACATAACTAtgatcatagcattatcatacttttttatatcattttactGTTAATGTTCctcttattattttactattatagtcattattaaataatattattaatcgGCTAAAAATTATTCCAACTACcacttgttattattttttggccACGTAAGTTATTCTATATTATTTTTGTCATGTCCATATTATGCAACATGTTTAAATATTCGTTTGTTTTTATGCCAACACTTGAATAAATTAATCGCATATTGCATTAAACGTTATATTCACTTTTACCTGAtgcataaaaaatgatttttttaaaaccgAGACAATGTTCTTTGTTTAGGGATTCGAGAAATAGTGCACTAACTTACGGGGTATGACTTTCTTTTTGAACCAAGATAAATGGGCAtccttttaaaattcaaaatataaaagacttaggtaataattaaataatgagcaATCTTATTTTTGAGGATTCTAgatgtcgtgccctaacttacgagaCATGACCTTTTCCTTTCAGTTACTTCGAAATAAGAAGACCTTTTACATAAGTTTTAATTTAACTGAGTGGTTTTATTTAAAGAGAACATCGtgcaaagagggatcgtattttaatttctcttcaaatttttaactttcgacactaagacatcaagtaatcaaattggtaccaattttgggtgttatgagggtactaatccttccttgtacgtaactgactcccgaactcatttcctggattttttgtagaccaaaaatgattttaataaatctaacattttattaCAGTGACAAAACCTTGAGGTGATCCGATAACAcctaattaaaaaatattgttggcgactctattttcgtttttaaataaaaagtcgatttcaaaaaaGAGGTTTCGACAATCGAAAttgtcaattttcaagtttgaaaaaTCAGTGGACTTGCGATGACttttttgaatgaaattcaagCATTTTTGGATTGATATATCTTCATAGTATTCAAAAATCTATCTCTTAACTTCACAATACACTTTGAAGTTTAAATCatactcaatttgaattttaagtttaatttttattatataggagccaaaatagtaaaaatgcagAAACAGATACATTGAATGATCCCCATTCTTTATTCAAGTAATTCCAACAGACAATAGTATTTCCAGTTAACCATGTTTGAGAGCTTCCTTAACAAATCTATCAAAATTACAGTAAGATAATCCCTCAACATCGGTGGCTTCTTCTGCTTTCTTCTTCCACTCCAATGccttctctttcattttctttccttcttctccTTCCATCATTTCCTTGACTAAAAACTCAATGTTCTCTCGCTTCACATCATGATCCACTTCCATGCCAATGCCCCAATGAGTGCAAGCATACCGACAATTGGTTTGTTGATCAGCAAAAAATGGCCAACAAATTAAAGGGACACCTCCAGATATGGCTTCCAAGTTAGAATTCCACCCACAATGTGTCAAAAAAACTCCAACTGAAGGATGGGAAAGAACCTCATATTGATTACACCAGCTTGTTATCAGCGCTCTATCCTTAATCTCCTCGAGAAATTCTTCATGCAGAATTGCAGAATCACCCATCACGATATCTGGTCTAACGATCCACAAAAATGGGTGCTTAGAATTAGCCAGCCCCCATGCAAATTCTTTCAGATGCTTCTCCGACATGACAGTCACGGTTCCATAGCTCACGTACACAATTGAACTGGGTTCCCTTTTGTTAAGCCATTCAATGCAGCTTGTATCTTCTTTCCATAGGCTTGAGTTTATTGACTTGGATGGACAGTCAGGCATGTGCCTGGTAAGCAAATGAAGTGGTCCTATTGTATAAATTCCAGGGAATTTAGCAGCGATTGCTTTTAATACTTCATGTTCGAATTCATCGAATGTGTTGAAGATGATTGCTGG includes:
- the LOC107950448 gene encoding linamarin synthase 2; the protein is MASVETSKPHAVCIPYPSQGHVSPMMQLAKLLQSRGFFITFVNTEFNHRRLIRSKGADFVKGLPDFRFETIPDGLPSSDRDATQDVRALCDSTRKNCLAPFLELLAKLNSSSHVPSVTCIVSDGVMSFAIKAAQVFGIPEVQFWTASACSFMGYLQFSELLKRGIIPFQNETFLSDGTLDKPIDWVPEMSNFQLRDLPSFIRANNPNDIMFDFMGSEAQNCLKAPAIIFNTFDEFEHEVLKAIAAKFPGIYTIGPLHLLTRHMPDCPSKSINSSLWKEDTSCIEWLNKREPSSIVYVSYGTVTVMSEKHLKEFAWGLANSKHPFLWIVRPDIVMGDSAILHEEFLEEIKDRALITSWCNQYEVLSHPSVGVFLTHCGWNSNLEAISGGVPLICWPFFADQQTNCRYACTHWGIGMEVDHDVKRENIEFLVKEMMEGEEGKKMKEKALEWKKKAEEATDVEGLSYCNFDRFVKEALKHG